AAAGGTGGGTCGTTGTACAGTTTCCATATGCGGTAGATTCTTTTTGTGTTCGAGCTTTCAGTTATtacccattttttttatttttttattttttcgagtgTTTCCGAGCCATCTCTGAATTCCAGGTGATGTCCATCCTTCTGCATGGAGATGCCGCGTTCTGTGGTCAAGGCGTTGTTTTCGAAACGATGCATTTGTCCGATTTACCGGACTACACAACCCATGGAACTGTTCACATCGTCGTAAACAATCAAATTGGATTTACAACCGATCCTCGCCACTCTAGATCATCTCCCTACTGTACAGGTAATTTCGAATTTGTTCTTAGAATGTTCCGAAggttttttccaattatcgAAGTCAGCGGATCACCATGGGTTAGGTATTACGACTGGGTATATCGGCGTCATTTTTTTAGATGTCGCGAGAGTGGTCAACGCCCCCATCTTCCACGTCAACTCTGATGATCCCGAGGCTGTGATGCACGTTTGTAAAGTAGCAGCTGAATGGAGAGCAACGTTCCACAAGGACGTCGTCATTGATTTGGTCTCCTACAGAAGGAATGGCCACAATGAAATTGACGAGCCAATGTTTACGCAACCTTTGATGTACCGCAAAATCCGAAATACTCCCCCAGGTCTTACTTTATACGCTGATAGACTTATAAGCGAAAATGTTGTAACGCCTGAAGAAGTGAAGGTTAGCATataggaaaaaggaaaaattaacagTTATCCCATTGGGGTGACCGAGGGATCGCAGAAATTGGAACATGAAAACTAGACGATATTAGACTCTAGCCTTGAAGATACCTTCAAGATATTTAAGAAGTTCGAATTTTAAATTCTTGCGATATCCTACACCGCACTCGCTCGATTATTCATCTTAGcgtattcaatatttatttccaattgACAGGATGTTAAAGGAAAGTATGAAAAGATCTGCGAAGATGCCTATAACAACGCCAAACAAGAAACTCACATCAAATATAAGGATTGGTTGGATTCGCCTTGGTCCGGCTTCTTCGAGGGCAAAGACCCCCTCAAATCGTCTCCAACCGGAATCAAGGAAGACACTCTTGTCCATATCGGCAAACGCATGTCTTCTGCACCGCCGAACGCAGCCGAATTTGTTATTCACAAGGGTGAGAATTACCTCAACATTATCACATTTCCTCTCAATCGGGTGTCATCCCAACGTTTCAAGCATTTCATCGTCCGTTGAATTCAGGTATCGAGCGTATACTCAAGGCCAGAATGGAAATGGTGGAGAGCCGGACGGTCGATTGGGCGCTCGGAGAAGCGATGGCGTTCGGTTCTCTACTGAAAGAAGGAATCCACGTGAGACTTTCTGGTCAGGATGTTGAGCGAGGCACCTTCTCGCACAGACACCACGTCCTACATCATCAGACCGTAGACAAAGCTACCTACAGGCCGCTTTGCTATATGTACCCCGACCAAGCTCCGTACACGGTCTGCAACAGTTCGCTTTCAGAGTTCGGTGTGCTCGGTAAGCAGGGAATCGTCGTACCTGTCGTCGCTAGACAGCTTTGAGACCGGTCTTCGAATAATCTGACCGCTGAAATCTTGAAATTCATTATAGGATTTGAATTGGGCTATTCGATGACTAATCCCAATGCATTGGTCTGCTGGGAGGCTCAATTCGGAGACTTCAACAACACCGCACAGTGCATCATCGATCAGTTCATCAGCAGCGGACAAGCCAAATGGGTTCGACAATCTGGCCTTGTCATGCTCCAACCTCACGGGCTTGAAGGCATGGTGAGTAATTCAGATTCCGATTCCAATCTCATCGTGGTTCCCACTGTATTTCGCATCCGAAGAAACGAGTAATGAAATCCATATCTTCCAACAGGGTCCGGAACATTCGAGTGCCCGTTTGGAACGTTTCCTACAAATGTCTGCCGATGATCCAGACTATTTTCCACCAGAAAGTGAGGAGTTCGCGGTACGCCAATTACACGACATCAATTGGATTGTGGCCAACTGCAGTACACCTGCAAATTATTTCCACATTTTGCGCCGTCAAATTGCCCTTCCATTCCGTAAGCCGTTGATACTCATGACGCCAAAGTCCCTGCTACGTCACCCAGAGGCAAGATCGAGCTTCGACCTGATGACGGAAGATACTCAATTCCTCAGAGTTATTCCCGAAGAAGGTATCGCTGCTCAGAATCCCAACAGTGTGAAGAAGCTTCTATTCTGTTCCGGCAAAGTATACTACGACATGACCAAGGCTAGGAAGGAGAGACAGCTCGAAAATACGATCGCTATCGCCAGGGTTGAACAGGTAATGCTAATAACGATTTTAACAATCCTGATCACTCTTTATCccttacttttttcaaacttctaaCCTAACTTTCCAATGTTTTTCGCAGATTTCACCGTTCCCCTATGATCTGGTCAAAAGAGAGGCAGAAAAATACCCTAACGCAGAACTGGTCTGGACACAGGAAGAGCACAAGAATCAAGGCGCTTGGACATACGTTCAGCCACGATTCCACACTGCTCTCAACGGCGTTCGTGACGTGACGTGAGTATCAAATACCTTAACCCTAAATCAGAAGTTTGCTTGT
This region of Athalia rosae chromosome 7, iyAthRosa1.1, whole genome shotgun sequence genomic DNA includes:
- the LOC105688608 gene encoding 2-oxoglutarate dehydrogenase complex component E1 isoform X6, translating into MHRARTVLSSLAPLAPRVCGAKRFASWLVRSDPLARTSQVVVAAPARRYNSTAATEPFLNGSSSSYVEEMYNAWLQDPHSVHVSWDSFFRNSTAGAAPGLAYQAPPSLAPSYNQVPLGSLMPYPGSPSLTQSPISEKVIDDHLAVQAIIRSYQIRGHHIAKLDPLGISSADLDDRHPQELLYNHYSFEEADMDRVFKLPSTTFIGGKEKSLPLREILKRLEAAYCGHIGVEFMFINSLEQCNWIRQKMETPGIMEITNDEKRLILARLTRATGFEAFLAKKWSSEKRFGLEGCEILIPAMKQVIDKSTELGVESIVMGMPHRGRLNVLANVCRKPLNQIFTQFAALEAADDGSGDVKYHLGTYIERLNRVTNKNIRLAVVANPSHLEAVDPIVQGKTRAEQFYRGDGEGKKVMSILLHGDAAFCGQGVVFETMHLSDLPDYTTHGTVHIVVNNQIGFTTDPRHSRSSPYCTDVARVVNAPIFHVNSDDPEAVMHVCKVAAEWRATFHKDVVIDLVSYRRNGHNEIDEPMFTQPLMYRKIRNTPPGLTLYADRLISENVVTPEEVKDVKGKYEKICEDAYNNAKQETHIKYKDWLDSPWSGFFEGKDPLKSSPTGIKEDTLVHIGKRMSSAPPNAAEFVIHKGIERILKARMEMVESRTVDWALGEAMAFGSLLKEGIHVRLSGQDVERGTFSHRHHVLHHQTVDKATYRPLCYMYPDQAPYTVCNSSLSEFGVLGFELGYSMTNPNALVCWEAQFGDFNNTAQCIIDQFISSGQAKWVRQSGLVMLQPHGLEGMGPEHSSARLERFLQMSADDPDYFPPESEEFAVRQLHDINWIVANCSTPANYFHILRRQIALPFRKPLILMTPKSLLRHPEARSSFDLMTEDTQFLRVIPEEGIAAQNPNSVKKLLFCSGKVYYDMTKARKERQLENTIAIARVEQISPFPYDLVKREAEKYPNAELVWTQEEHKNQGAWTYVQPRFHTALNGVRDVTYAGRPTAASPATGSKMQHLRELKQLLDDAFSL
- the LOC105688608 gene encoding 2-oxoglutarate dehydrogenase complex component E1 isoform X3, whose amino-acid sequence is MHRARTVLSSLAPLAPRVCGAKRFASWLVRSDPLARTSQVVVAAPARRYNSTAATEPFLNGSSSSYVEEMYNAWLQDPHSVHVSWDSFFRNSTAGAAPGLAYQAPPSLAPSYNQVPLGSLMPYPGSPSLTQSPISEKVIDDHLAVQAIIRSYQIRGHHIAKLDPLGISSADLDDRHPQELLYNHYSFEEADMDRVFKLPSTTFIGGKEKSLPLREILKRLEAAYCGHIGVEFMFINSLEQCNWIRQKMETPGIMEITNDEKRLILARLTRATGFEAFLAKKWSSEKRFGLEGCEILIPAMKQVIDKSTELGVESIVMGMPHRGRLNVLANVCRKPLNQIFTQFAALEAADDGSGDVKYHLGTYIERLNRVTNKNIRLAVVANPSHLEAVDPIVQGKTRAEQFYRGDGEGKKVMSILLHGDAAFCGQGVVFETMHLSDLPDYTTHGTVHIVVNNQIGFTTDPRHSRSSPYCTDVARVVNAPIFHVNSDDPEAVMHVCKVAAEWRATFHKDVVIDLVSYRRNGHNEIDEPMFTQPLMYRKIRNTPPGLTLYADRLISENVVTPEEVKDVKGKYEKICEDAYNNAKQETHIKYKDWLDSPWSGFFEGKDPLKSSPTGIKEDTLVHIGKRMSSAPPNAAEFVIHKGIERILKARMEMVESRTVDWALGEAMAFGSLLKEGIHVRLSGQDVERGTFSHRHHVLHHQTVDKATYRPLCYMYPDQAPYTVCNSSLSEFGVLGFELGYSMTNPNALVCWEAQFGDFNNTAQCIIDQFISSGQAKWVRQSGLVMLQPHGLEGMGPEHSSARLERFLQMSADDPDYFPPESEEFAVRQLHDINWIVANCSTPANYFHILRRQIALPFRKPLILMTPKSLLRHPEARSSFDLMTEDTQFLRVIPEEGIAAQNPNSVKKLLFCSGKVYYDMTKARKERQLENTIAIARVEQISPFPYDLVKREAEKYPNAELVWTQEEHKNQGAWTYVQPRFHTALNGVRDVTNGDVRNDKTSESSGSWFSGWLSSSKPSQSPAATEPRTTESNKPKQRIVRYAGRPTAASPATGSKMQHLRELKQLLDDAFSL
- the LOC105688608 gene encoding 2-oxoglutarate dehydrogenase complex component E1 isoform X1, giving the protein MHRARTVLSSLAPLAPRVCGAKRFASWLVRSDPLARTSQVVVAAPARRYNSTAATEPFLNGSSSSYVEEMYNAWLQDPHSVHVSWDSFFRNSTAGAAPGLAYQAPPSLAPSYNQVPLGSLMPYPGSPSLTQSPISEKVIDDHLAVQAIIRSYQIRGHHIAKLDPLGISSADLDDRHPQELLYNHYSFGKRSRTTYSQELQYRVAALMEKEADMDRVFKLPSTTFIGGKEKSLPLREILKRLEAAYCGHIGVEFMFINSLEQCNWIRQKMETPGIMEITNDEKRLILARLTRATGFEAFLAKKWSSEKRFGLEGCEILIPAMKQVIDKSTELGVESIVMGMPHRGRLNVLANVCRKPLNQIFTQFAALEAADDGSGDVKYHLGTYIERLNRVTNKNIRLAVVANPSHLEAVDPIVQGKTRAEQFYRGDGEGKKVMSILLHGDAAFCGQGVVFETMHLSDLPDYTTHGTVHIVVNNQIGFTTDPRHSRSSPYCTDVARVVNAPIFHVNSDDPEAVMHVCKVAAEWRATFHKDVVIDLVSYRRNGHNEIDEPMFTQPLMYRKIRNTPPGLTLYADRLISENVVTPEEVKDVKGKYEKICEDAYNNAKQETHIKYKDWLDSPWSGFFEGKDPLKSSPTGIKEDTLVHIGKRMSSAPPNAAEFVIHKGIERILKARMEMVESRTVDWALGEAMAFGSLLKEGIHVRLSGQDVERGTFSHRHHVLHHQTVDKATYRPLCYMYPDQAPYTVCNSSLSEFGVLGFELGYSMTNPNALVCWEAQFGDFNNTAQCIIDQFISSGQAKWVRQSGLVMLQPHGLEGMGPEHSSARLERFLQMSADDPDYFPPESEEFAVRQLHDINWIVANCSTPANYFHILRRQIALPFRKPLILMTPKSLLRHPEARSSFDLMTEDTQFLRVIPEEGIAAQNPNSVKKLLFCSGKVYYDMTKARKERQLENTIAIARVEQISPFPYDLVKREAEKYPNAELVWTQEEHKNQGAWTYVQPRFHTALNGVRDVTNGDVRNDKTSESSGSWFSGWLSSSKPSQSPAATEPRTTESNKPKQRIVRYAGRPTAASPATGSKMQHLRELKQLLDDAFSL
- the LOC105688608 gene encoding 2-oxoglutarate dehydrogenase complex component E1 isoform X2 → MHRARTVLSSLAPLAPRVCGAKRFASWLVRSDPLARTSQVVVAAPARRYNSTAATEPFLNGSSSSYVEEMYNAWLQDPHSVHVSWDSFFRNSTAGAAPGLAYQAPPSLAPSYNQVPLGSLMPYPGSPSLTQSPISEKVIDDHLAVQAIIRSYQARGHLVAELDPLGIMQTELLHTHYAARKGAPERVLRQYMLEEADMDRVFKLPSTTFIGGKEKSLPLREILKRLEAAYCGHIGVEFMFINSLEQCNWIRQKMETPGIMEITNDEKRLILARLTRATGFEAFLAKKWSSEKRFGLEGCEILIPAMKQVIDKSTELGVESIVMGMPHRGRLNVLANVCRKPLNQIFTQFAALEAADDGSGDVKYHLGTYIERLNRVTNKNIRLAVVANPSHLEAVDPIVQGKTRAEQFYRGDGEGKKVMSILLHGDAAFCGQGVVFETMHLSDLPDYTTHGTVHIVVNNQIGFTTDPRHSRSSPYCTDVARVVNAPIFHVNSDDPEAVMHVCKVAAEWRATFHKDVVIDLVSYRRNGHNEIDEPMFTQPLMYRKIRNTPPGLTLYADRLISENVVTPEEVKDVKGKYEKICEDAYNNAKQETHIKYKDWLDSPWSGFFEGKDPLKSSPTGIKEDTLVHIGKRMSSAPPNAAEFVIHKGIERILKARMEMVESRTVDWALGEAMAFGSLLKEGIHVRLSGQDVERGTFSHRHHVLHHQTVDKATYRPLCYMYPDQAPYTVCNSSLSEFGVLGFELGYSMTNPNALVCWEAQFGDFNNTAQCIIDQFISSGQAKWVRQSGLVMLQPHGLEGMGPEHSSARLERFLQMSADDPDYFPPESEEFAVRQLHDINWIVANCSTPANYFHILRRQIALPFRKPLILMTPKSLLRHPEARSSFDLMTEDTQFLRVIPEEGIAAQNPNSVKKLLFCSGKVYYDMTKARKERQLENTIAIARVEQISPFPYDLVKREAEKYPNAELVWTQEEHKNQGAWTYVQPRFHTALNGVRDVTNGDVRNDKTSESSGSWFSGWLSSSKPSQSPAATEPRTTESNKPKQRIVRYAGRPTAASPATGSKMQHLRELKQLLDDAFSL
- the LOC105688608 gene encoding 2-oxoglutarate dehydrogenase complex component E1 isoform X5; amino-acid sequence: MHRARTVLSSLAPLAPRVCGAKRFASWLVRSDPLARTSQVVVAAPARRYNSTAATEPFLNGSSSSYVEEMYNAWLQDPHSVHVSWDSFFRNSTAGAAPGLAYQAPPSLAPSYNQVPLGSLMPYPGSPSLTQSPISEKVIDDHLAVQAIIRSYQARGHLVAELDPLGIMQTELLHTHYAARKGAPERVLRQYMLEEADMDRVFKLPSTTFIGGKEKSLPLREILKRLEAAYCGHIGVEFMFINSLEQCNWIRQKMETPGIMEITNDEKRLILARLTRATGFEAFLAKKWSSEKRFGLEGCEILIPAMKQVIDKSTELGVESIVMGMPHRGRLNVLANVCRKPLNQIFTQFAALEAADDGSGDVKYHLGTYIERLNRVTNKNIRLAVVANPSHLEAVDPIVQGKTRAEQFYRGDGEGKKVMSILLHGDAAFCGQGVVFETMHLSDLPDYTTHGTVHIVVNNQIGFTTDPRHSRSSPYCTDVARVVNAPIFHVNSDDPEAVMHVCKVAAEWRATFHKDVVIDLVSYRRNGHNEIDEPMFTQPLMYRKIRNTPPGLTLYADRLISENVVTPEEVKDVKGKYEKICEDAYNNAKQETHIKYKDWLDSPWSGFFEGKDPLKSSPTGIKEDTLVHIGKRMSSAPPNAAEFVIHKGIERILKARMEMVESRTVDWALGEAMAFGSLLKEGIHVRLSGQDVERGTFSHRHHVLHHQTVDKATYRPLCYMYPDQAPYTVCNSSLSEFGVLGFELGYSMTNPNALVCWEAQFGDFNNTAQCIIDQFISSGQAKWVRQSGLVMLQPHGLEGMGPEHSSARLERFLQMSADDPDYFPPESEEFAVRQLHDINWIVANCSTPANYFHILRRQIALPFRKPLILMTPKSLLRHPEARSSFDLMTEDTQFLRVIPEEGIAAQNPNSVKKLLFCSGKVYYDMTKARKERQLENTIAIARVEQISPFPYDLVKREAEKYPNAELVWTQEEHKNQGAWTYVQPRFHTALNGVRDVTYAGRPTAASPATGSKMQHLRELKQLLDDAFSL
- the LOC105688608 gene encoding 2-oxoglutarate dehydrogenase complex component E1 isoform X4, producing the protein MHRARTVLSSLAPLAPRVCGAKRFASWLVRSDPLARTSQVVVAAPARRYNSTAATEPFLNGSSSSYVEEMYNAWLQDPHSVHVSWDSFFRNSTAGAAPGLAYQAPPSLAPSYNQVPLGSLMPYPGSPSLTQSPISEKVIDDHLAVQAIIRSYQIRGHHIAKLDPLGISSADLDDRHPQELLYNHYSFGKRSRTTYSQELQYRVAALMEKEADMDRVFKLPSTTFIGGKEKSLPLREILKRLEAAYCGHIGVEFMFINSLEQCNWIRQKMETPGIMEITNDEKRLILARLTRATGFEAFLAKKWSSEKRFGLEGCEILIPAMKQVIDKSTELGVESIVMGMPHRGRLNVLANVCRKPLNQIFTQFAALEAADDGSGDVKYHLGTYIERLNRVTNKNIRLAVVANPSHLEAVDPIVQGKTRAEQFYRGDGEGKKVMSILLHGDAAFCGQGVVFETMHLSDLPDYTTHGTVHIVVNNQIGFTTDPRHSRSSPYCTDVARVVNAPIFHVNSDDPEAVMHVCKVAAEWRATFHKDVVIDLVSYRRNGHNEIDEPMFTQPLMYRKIRNTPPGLTLYADRLISENVVTPEEVKDVKGKYEKICEDAYNNAKQETHIKYKDWLDSPWSGFFEGKDPLKSSPTGIKEDTLVHIGKRMSSAPPNAAEFVIHKGIERILKARMEMVESRTVDWALGEAMAFGSLLKEGIHVRLSGQDVERGTFSHRHHVLHHQTVDKATYRPLCYMYPDQAPYTVCNSSLSEFGVLGFELGYSMTNPNALVCWEAQFGDFNNTAQCIIDQFISSGQAKWVRQSGLVMLQPHGLEGMGPEHSSARLERFLQMSADDPDYFPPESEEFAVRQLHDINWIVANCSTPANYFHILRRQIALPFRKPLILMTPKSLLRHPEARSSFDLMTEDTQFLRVIPEEGIAAQNPNSVKKLLFCSGKVYYDMTKARKERQLENTIAIARVEQISPFPYDLVKREAEKYPNAELVWTQEEHKNQGAWTYVQPRFHTALNGVRDVTYAGRPTAASPATGSKMQHLRELKQLLDDAFSL